From Desmodus rotundus isolate HL8 chromosome 12, HLdesRot8A.1, whole genome shotgun sequence, one genomic window encodes:
- the CMTR2 gene encoding cap-specific mRNA (nucleoside-2'-O-)-methyltransferase 2 translates to MSKCRKPPLGSSPETFSPDVVADIFELFAKNFSYGKPLNNEWQLPDPSEIFTCDHAEFNALLDLKNSLNEVKNLLSDKKLDEWHEHTAFTNKAGKIISHVRKYVNAELCTQAWCKFHEILCSFPIIPQEAFQNGKLNSLHLCEAPGAFIASLNHYLKSHRFPCDWNWVANTLNPYHEANDNLMMIMDDRLIANTLHRWYFGPDNTGDIMTLKYLTGLQDFISNMATVHLITADGSFDCQGNPGEQEALVSSLHYCEVVTALTTLGNGGSFVLKMFTLFEHCSINLMYLLNCSFDQVHVFKPATSKAGNSEVYVVCLHYKGKEVIHPLLSKMVLNFGTEMTRKALFPHHLIPESFLKRHEECCVFFHKYQLETISENIRLFECMEKEEQARLNKLRDCAVQHFMQKYQLKPLSRNNWLVKKSNIGCSTNTKWFGQRNRYFKTYNERKMLETLSWKDKVAKGYFNSWAEEHASYHPGKSSLLEGTASNLECHLWHILEGKRLPKVKCSPFCDGEILKALNEAIEKSLGGALDLDSKFRPKQHCPCHVFSEELIISELFSLTKCLQDEQFVQPSNQKKCLLVGFPALPDKLHIPLEVQLLESVELMTFTCSLLHDGDPTYQQLFLDCLLHSLQQLNTGDVMILPVLSCFTRFMAGLIFVLHSCFRFITFSCPTSSAPLKTCAVLLCVGYKDLPNAVFQYLQNVNEMLSVLLNSDAPQQVLQFVPMGLLLKGALLDFLWDLNAAIAKRHLHLIIQGEREEIINSL, encoded by the coding sequence atgagtAAGTGCAGAAAGCCACcactgggttcaagtcctgagACATTCAGCCCAGATGTTGTTGCTGACATTTTTGAACTCTTTGCCAAGAACTTTTCTTATGGCAAGCCACTTAATAATGAGTGGCAGTTACCAGATCCCAGTGAGATTTTCACCTGTGACCACGCGGAATTTAATGCACTTCTTGATTTGAAGAACTCCCTAAATGAAGTAAAAAACCTACTGAGCGATAAGAAACTGGATGAGTGGCATGAGCACACCGCTTTCActaataaagctggaaaaataatttctcatgtGAGAAAATACGTGAATGCTGAACTTTGTACTCAAGCATGGTGTAAGTTTCATGAAATTTTGTGCAGCTTTCCAATTATTCCACAGGAAGCTTTTCAGAATGGAAAACTGAATTCTCTACACCTTTGTGAAGCTCCTGGAGCTTTTATAGCAAGTCTCAATCACTACTTGAAATCCCATCGATTCCCTTGTGATTGGAATTGGGTGGCTAATACTCTGAATCCCTACCATGAAGCAAATGACAATCTGATGATGATTATGGATGACCGACTTATTGCGAATACCTTGCATCGTTGGTACTTTGGTCCAGATAACACTGGTGATATCATGACCTTGAAATATCTGACCGGACTTCAGGATTTCATAAGCAACATGGCCACTGTTCACTTGATCACTGCTGATGGGAGTTTTGATTGCCAAGGAAATCCTGGTGAACAAGAAGCTTTAGTCTCTTCTTTGCACTACTGTGAAGTAGTCACTGCTCTGACGACTCTTGGAAATGGTGGCTCTTTTGTTCTGAAGATGTTTACTTTATTTGAACATTGTTCCATAAACCTGATGTACTTGCTAAACTGTTCCTTTGACCAAGTCCATGTTTTTAAACCTGCTACAAGCAAGGCAGGAAACTCAGAAGTCTATGTGGTGTGTCTCCACTATAAGGGGAAAGAGGTAATCCATCCTCTTTTATCTAAGATGGTGCTGAATTTTGGGACTGAAATGACCAGGAAAGCTCTTTTCCCCCATCATTTGATTCCTGaatcttttcttaaaagacaTGAAGAATGTTGTGTGTTCTTTCATAAATACCAGCTAGAGACTATTTCTGAGAACATTCGTTTGTTTGAGTGCATGGAAAAAGAGGAACAAGCAAGGCTGAATAAATTAAGAGACTGTGCTGTTCAACATTTCATGCAAAAGTACCAGTTGAAGCCTCTTTCCAGAAATAATTGGCTAGTAAAAAAATCTAATATTGGTTGTAGTACAAATACAAAATGGTTTGGGCAGAGGAACAGGTATTTTAAAACCtataatgaaaggaaaatgctAGAAACTCTTTCATGGAAGGATAAGGTGGCCAAAGGATACTTTAATAGTTGGGCCGAGGAACATGCTTCCTATCATCCTGGGAAAAGTTCTCTTTTAGAAGGGACAGCCTCCAATCTTGAGTGTCACTTATGGCatattttagagggaaagagacTGCCAAAAGTAAAGTGTTCTCCTTTTTGTGATGGTGAAATTTTAAAGGCTCTTAATGAAGCAATTGAAAAGTCATTAGGAGGAGCCTTGGATTTGGATTCCAAGTTTAGACCAAAACAGCATTGTCCTTGTCATGTTTTTTCTGAAGAACTGATAATTTCTGAGTTGTTTAGCCTTACCAAGTGCCTTCAAGACGAACAGTTTGTACAACCCAGCAACCAAAAAAAGTGCCTGCTTGTAGGTTTTCCAGCTCTTCCTGACAAACTGCATATACCATTGGAAGTTCAACTCCTTGAATCAGTCGAACTCATGACTTTTACCTGTTCATTGCTTCACGATGGAGACCCAACTTACCAGCAGTTATTTTTGGACTGCCTTCTACATTCATTACAGCAACTTAATACAGGCGATGTTATGATTTTGCCTGTACTTTCTTGTTTTACAAGGTTTATGGCTGGTTTGATCTTTGTACTCCACAGCTGTTTTAGATTCATTACGTTTTCTTGTCCCACATCATCTGCACCCCTGAAGACCTGTGCAGTCCTGCTGTGTGTTGGTTACAAGGACCTTCCAAATGCAGTTTTCCAGTATCTGCAGAATGTGAATGAAATGTTGAGTGTTTTGCTTAACTCTGATGCACCCCAGCAAGTTCTACAGTTTGTGCCAATGGGACTGCTCCTTAAGGGGGCACTGCTTGATTTTTTGTGGGATTTGAATGCTGCCATTGCTAAAAGGCATTTGCATTTGATTattcaaggagagagagaagaaatcatCAACAGCCTTTAG